The Flavobacterium sp. M31R6 nucleotide sequence TGGAAACCAAAATAAATGAATTATTCAAATCATCTTCAATATTTTTTGATTTTGTAATATCAATCATTATTCCTTGCAAGCTTATCGCTTTGCTATTTTCATAAACAATATTTACCATATCTCGTAGCCATATTATAGCTCCGTTTTTGCAAATCATTCTATACTCTAAATCGTGATTTATGTGTTCATTTTTTTTTGCCACACAATATTCAGTAACCCATTCTCTATCTTCAGGATGGATATGATCTTTCCAAAAATTAGGATTACTTAACCATTCCTCTGAAGTATAGCCTAAAATTTGTTCAACTTTTTTACTAACAAAAGTAAAAGCAAAGGTTTGAATATCGCATTCCCAAACAATTCCGTCAATAGTGTTAATAATGGATTGTACTTTTTGTTGTGATTTAAGGATTGTTTTTTCATTTGTCTTTCGAAAAGTAATATCCTCGGTAGAAATAATCATGCGCTCCAATGTTTTTTCATACCCCTGTAATGCATTCCATCTAAAATGTATGTCAATAGTTTTTCCATCACTGCTCTTGATTTTGCTATCATATGTTAAACGATTGTTATTTTGTGTAATAGCAACCAACTGTTTAATAAAATCATTTAAAGTTTCTGTATCAAGAACTTGTTCTAAATTACCAACTAATTCCTGTTTTGTTTTTATTTTAAGAAGTTTAAGACATTCGTTATTTACGGCAATAATTTTGACAAGATTGAAACATGTAAGAACAGCATCATAATGTTCCAAAAAATATTTTTCGACCACTACAGGGTCTTTATCAAGAAGATTACGATCCTTCAAGTAACTTTTTATAAAAGATAAATCAACTTCCCATAAAGGAATAGGGGAGTTTTTAAAAAGGTTTTTAAATTGTTTTTCACTTTTTTTAAGATCCTCTAAGATTTGCTTTTGTAGAGTAATATCTTCCACAATAGCAATGTTTGTATTTTTATCTGATTTTTCATTTGCCTTGGAAAGTGAACTTACAATGATATTTGCCCAGATTTTTTTTCCGGATTTAGTTATATAACGTTTTTTTAAGTTGTAATCTTTAATTTGACCTTCATTGAGTGCCTTTTCATTTTCCTCATTTATTATTAAATCATGAGGATGCGTAATTGATTGGTAGTTTTTTGTTTTTATCTCATTTTCAGAATATTCCAGAATTCTACAAAATTTATTGTTGATTTCCAGAAAAGCACCTGTATCATTGTCTACGAGAGCTATACCTATTGGAGCCTGATCAAAAATAGTTTTAAATTTCAATTCGCTATTCAGTAACTTTTTTTGTTGAATATCGAGCAATTTCTGTAATTGTTTCGGTCTATTTAATAAGATGGTAACGAATGACCCCAGTAATAATGCTAGAAGAAAGCCTAAAATTGAAGGAAGAAAGAGAACTGAGTAATGATTATTTTGCTTTTTTGACAATAGATATAGTTTCCAGTTTCCATCTGGAATTTGTATTGAAATTTTTTCTTTGTCATAAATTCCTTCCTTGCGAGGAAGAAAAAACTCTTCGTTTTGAGTATTGGGGTTTATTTTTGAAAATTGAAAATAATATTTACTGGTATCAATTGAATTAATTCCAGAAATTTTTAATAAATCTCCCAATTTGATTACAACAGCAGAGAACCCCCAAAATTTATTTTTTTTGTAAACAGGCAATCTGCCAACAATTCCAATTCCGCCTTGTTTCAAAACTAAAGGACCGGCAAAATACATTTTTTTATTTGCTATCGATTTTAGTGCTTCACTTTTAACACTTGGAGTGCTAAAAAGGTTAAGATTTAAAGCAGATTCATTTCCCTGTAAAGGATAAATATATTTGACAACCCCATTTGGCACCAGTTGAACTGCACTAATGCAATTATTAGAAGCAAGAAGTTGGGATCCTATAGAGTCAAAATTATCGGGCGTACCATCGTCATTGATAGTTAATGCCAACGTAAGAGTTGTTGCGTAACAACTTTTAAGACATTGATCAATATTTTGATGTAAATTTTCAAGAGTTGATTGCATCTCTCGAAGTTTATTTTCTTTAATAATTTGGAAACGCTGAAAAATTGAAAATGCAACGCCAATACTCAGGATTAAAAAAATTAATACCCCTGTCGTCTTAGGCTTTGTTAAAAACCATTGAATAAAATTGGGCCATTTACCTTTGTATTCCATTGAAAATAATATTGTAAGGTTTCAAAAAAGCTGCCTTTTTTGAATAAAAAACCTAAGTTGTCTATATAAAGATACTATTTCTAATACACAAAAGTAAGAAATACTTGTTTCATTTTTAATATTAAAACATGAAGTAGATGGTTTTTCAACATAAAAATTTCAGTCATTTCAATAATAAACCCGAACTTTGTGGCCGTACTTTAGGGTAACGATTTTATAATAAGATTATTATTCAAATAAAAATCGAAAGAAATATAATGAGCAGAAACAACGAAGGGAACATCAAAAAACACAACGATAAACTGCACAAAGCGCAAGACAAAGCCAAGAAAGCAGCGATGGATCGTAAAGAAAAACTAAAACAAATCACTAAAAAATTCAATGAAGGAAAATCTTCGGAGAATGAATAAACGAGAAACCATGGATAAAAGTAAATTTATCGAATTAAAAAGTGGTGTTCAGGAAATAATTGATTTTATTGCCAGTAAAAACGCTAAGGACGCCAATAATAAGTTGGTTGATATTAGCGAGGAATTGGATGAAATGCTGGATCACGCCGAAGAGGATGAGGATCTTAGGGAGATCAGTAAATATCAAGTGTTATTGAACCAGCTACAACAAAGAATAGTCATGCTTGACGGGCAAATTTAATCCATTTTAAAATAGAATATGATTTCTAAAAAATGTTATTGCGGTTCTTCGGAATCTTTTGAATCCTGCTGTAATCTTTATATTAGTGAAGTTCAAAAAGCCCCAACAGCTTTAGCACTAATGAAATCGAGATACTCTGCCTATGCCACACATCAGGCTGATTATTTATTGGCTACAACACACAGTTCCGAAAGAAAATATTATTCGCGAGAAGAAATTTTACATTGGGCGACAGCCAATAAATGGCAAAAACTCGAAATTATCGCGGCTACTGAAAACACGGTGGAATTCAAAGCGTATTTTATTGATGAAAACAATACCAATCAAGTGCATCATGAGTTTTCTACTTTCAAGCAGGAAAACGGCAGTTGGTATTATGTGGATGGGAAGTTTAAATAATTTACAGTTTTAAAAGCGTATTAAAAATCATGAAGAAATGGATTCAATTTTTGCCAATTATTTTGCTTATAATTGGTTGCAAAAGCGCTGTAACAGCTCCGAATGAAACTGTGAAATCCGAACCTACTTTTGCCTATAAACAGCAAATGGAGAATTTGGAAAAAGGCATCTATTTCAGGGGAAATGGCAACGAACCGGATTGGAACTTAAAAATATCCGAAAATACCATTGAATTTTCTTCTTTGATGCCCGGTTTTGAAACATTAACCGGTAATCATGTTGAACCCCTTCGGGCTATGGATGCAAATGTAAAAATGTAT carries:
- a CDS encoding YchJ family protein, yielding MISKKCYCGSSESFESCCNLYISEVQKAPTALALMKSRYSAYATHQADYLLATTHSSERKYYSREEILHWATANKWQKLEIIAATENTVEFKAYFIDENNTNQVHHEFSTFKQENGSWYYVDGKFK
- a CDS encoding PAS domain S-box protein; protein product: MQSTLENLHQNIDQCLKSCYATTLTLALTINDDGTPDNFDSIGSQLLASNNCISAVQLVPNGVVKYIYPLQGNESALNLNLFSTPSVKSEALKSIANKKMYFAGPLVLKQGGIGIVGRLPVYKKNKFWGFSAVVIKLGDLLKISGINSIDTSKYYFQFSKINPNTQNEEFFLPRKEGIYDKEKISIQIPDGNWKLYLLSKKQNNHYSVLFLPSILGFLLALLLGSFVTILLNRPKQLQKLLDIQQKKLLNSELKFKTIFDQAPIGIALVDNDTGAFLEINNKFCRILEYSENEIKTKNYQSITHPHDLIINEENEKALNEGQIKDYNLKKRYITKSGKKIWANIIVSSLSKANEKSDKNTNIAIVEDITLQKQILEDLKKSEKQFKNLFKNSPIPLWEVDLSFIKSYLKDRNLLDKDPVVVEKYFLEHYDAVLTCFNLVKIIAVNNECLKLLKIKTKQELVGNLEQVLDTETLNDFIKQLVAITQNNNRLTYDSKIKSSDGKTIDIHFRWNALQGYEKTLERMIISTEDITFRKTNEKTILKSQQKVQSIINTIDGIVWECDIQTFAFTFVSKKVEQILGYTSEEWLSNPNFWKDHIHPEDREWVTEYCVAKKNEHINHDLEYRMICKNGAIIWLRDMVNIVYENSKAISLQGIMIDITKSKNIEDDLNNSFILVSKQNERLLNFSYIISHNLRSHTSNIASIVTLLQEAETEQEKQQMMELLVSVSSLLNETMLHLNEVINIRTNIDLATEALNLKEYIDNVMKVFSKQIISKEVTILNHIPEDLTINYNPAYLESILYNIISNAIRYSHSERKIIISIKWITKKNKKIIEISDNGMGIDLVKYANKIFGMYKTFSNDPTSKGVGLFITKNQIEAMGGTITVESEPNVGTTFKIEIV